The Apium graveolens cultivar Ventura unplaced genomic scaffold, ASM990537v1 ctg6635, whole genome shotgun sequence genome contains a region encoding:
- the LOC141703428 gene encoding putative F-box protein PP2-B12: MEHLKENCLSLILSFTSPRDTCRVSDVSTEFRSASDSDELWNTFLPPDINQILRRSISTLTYTSKKQLYFLLCDSAILLDDGNVGHKDLNIFYFFWIDKRNGKKCLMVAARQLAIVPRWWSWLYDSNSRSHFQRRFVLDKGRCLDIRGKMKIGMLSPHTTYETYLVFKIYEDACGLDSANTSIRFVNEREEVPDDEASTVYPDPRTSAHNIEQRNGVLSRWRKDEWMEIKTGEFETGARDDDDEVETRFMSTDTNILKTGLIVQGIEFRPKQPMAVV, from the exons ATGGAGCACCTTAAGGAGAATTGCCTATCATTAATATTATCATTCACATCACCCAGGGATACATGTAGAGTTTCAGATGTTTCAACAGAATTCAGGTCGGCCAGTGATTCGGATGAGTTATGGAACACATTTTTACCACCTGATATTAATCAAATTCTTAGGAGATCAATCTCCACCTTGACTTACACCTCTAAAAAACaactttattttcttctctgtGACTCTGCTATCCTACTGGACGATGGCAATGTG GGACATAaagatttaaatattttttattt TTTTTGGATTGATAAAAGAAATGGAAAGAAATGTTTAATGGTAGCTGCTAGGCAACTTGCAATTGTTCCCCGGTGGTGGAGCTGGTTATATGATAGTAACTCAAG GTCAC ATTTTCAGAGGAGGTTTGTACTTGACAAAGGGCGGTGTCTTGATATTCGTGGCAAAATGAAAATTGGAATGTTGTCTCCTCACACCACTTATGAAACATATCTTGTCTTTAAAATATATGAGGATGCCTGCGGACTTGATTCAGCAAACACATCCATTAGATTTGTTAATGAAAGAGAGGAGGTGCCTGATGATGAAGCTAGCACAGTTTATCCTGATCCAAGAACATCTGCACACAACATTGAGCAACGAAATGGAGTGCTTAGTCGGTGGAGGAAGGACGAATGGATGGAGATTAAGACTGGAGAGTTTGAGACTGGTGCAagagatgatgatgatgaggtgGAGACCCGGTTTATGTCAACTGATACAAATATACTCAAGACTGGCCTTATCGTACAAGGTATCGAGTTTAGGCCTAAACAACCCATGGCCGTTGTTTAA